In Candidatus Rokuibacteriota bacterium, the genomic window GCGAGCCGCGCGCTCCCGTGCCATAATTCGCCCCGTGGCGGTCCAGGGTCTCTACGCGCTCCAGAACGGCTTCATCGGGTTCGAGCGGAGCGGCCTCTTCTACGGGGAGCGCTCGGCCGAGCAGGTGCAGATCCCGGTGGCCTGCTACCTGGTCAAGACCTCCGACGCCACCGTCCTCTTCGACACCGGCTTCTCCCCGCGCGCGGTGCCCGGCCTCATTCGCACCGACCCGCTCGCCCGCTTCACCGAGGCGGACCTCCTGGTCCACCGCCTCGACTCCATCGGCCTCGAGCCGGACGCACTGGACCTGGTCGTGCTCTCCCACCTCCACTTCGACCACGCCGGAGGCGCCTCGCTCTTCCCCAAGTCCGAGCTGGTCGTCCAGCAGGACGAATACGCCTACGGCCACTATCCGGCGTCCTTCTACGCGTACCTCTACTACCGGAAGAACTTCGACCTGCCCGGCTACCGGTGGCGGCTCATCGAGGGCGATCTGGAGCTCGTGCCTGGTGTCACGGTGCTCAGGAGCGACGGCCACACGCCCGGCCACCAGTCGCTCCTGGTGGAGCTGGAGGAGTCCGGGCCGGTCATCCTGGCCGGAGACTGCTGCTACTGGCAGGAGCACATCGACCAGGAACGGGTGCCCGGCGTGGTCTGGAACCCGACACAGGCGCTGCACTCGATCAAGCGGCTCAAGACCATCGCCCGTCTCGTGAAGGGTCAGATCTTCCCGAGCCACGACCCGGTCTTCTGGAGCACCGTGAAGCAGCCGCCCGACTGCTACCGGTGAGAAGAGGAGGGTGAACCATGGAGAAGCTGATCTTTGCCGCGATCGTGCTCCTGGCAGGTCTGGCGGTCCACGCGGCGCTTCGACGCCGGGTGGACCTCTTCCCGGCTCCGCTCGGCGCGATGGTGCGCCGGACCATCCTGGTGTTCGCCGTCGGGATCCCGGCTGTGATCCTCGCCTTCTCGATCCTCCGGATCATCCCGGCGGGCCACGTCGGGGTCAAGGTGCTCTTCGGGCAGGTGGACCCGGTCCCGCTTCGCGAGGGGTTGAACCTCTTGTTGAACCCGCTCTACGACGTCGAGATCATGGACGCGCGGGTGCACAAGCACACCGCGAAATACGATGCGGCGTCCAAGGATCTCCAGGCGGTCCACGTGGACATGGTGCTTAACTACCGCCTGATCTCGGACCGCGCCCCTGAGGTGTTCCGGACCATCGGGCGCGGCTACTCCTCCGTGATCATCGACCCTGCGGCCCAGGAGGTCCTGAAGGCGGAGGCCGCCACCCACAACGCCGCGGAGATACTCTTCAAACGTCCAGCGATCAAGGCCGATGTCCAGCAAGGCCTCACGACCTGGCTCGTGAAGTACGGGATCGAGCTGAAGGAGGCCGCGCTCGCGAACATCCGCTTCGACCCGGCCTACGAGAAGGCCATCGAGGCCAAGCAGATCGAGGAGCAGAAGGCCGAGCAGAAGCGCTACGAGCTGATCCAGGCCCAGCGCCAGGCCGAGATCGTCGCGGCCCAGGCCAAGGGCAAGGGCGATGCCGCCCGCGAGGAGGCCAAGGGCGTGGCGGATGCCCTGCGCCTCAAGGGCGAGGCAGAGGCAACATACAACGCCAGGGTCTCGGCGTCCCTGACGCCGGTGCTGATTCAGCAGCAGTACCTCGCGCGCTGGGATGGCCGGCTCCCTCAGTACAGCCTGGGCGGCAACGTGGTGCCCTTCCTCCAGATCCCGGGCGCGCCGGGTGAAGTGGGCCGGCGCTGACAAGGAGCGTTCGATGGCTGGAATCCTCGACAGCATCAAGATCCTGGAGCTGGCGCGCGTCGCGCCGGGTGAACTCTGCACGATGATGCTGGCCGACATGGGGGCCGAGGTCTTGAAAATCGAGACCCCGCCGTCCGACGGCGAAGCCGAGCCGCACGACGAGAAACGCCGCGCCGCCTTCACCTTCGTCAACCGGAACAAGCGCTCGATCGCGCTCAACCTGAAGGCCCCCGACGGGCAGGCCATCTTCCGCAAGCTGGCCGCGAGCGCGGACGTGATCGTCGAGGGGTTCCGGCCGGGCGTGATGAAGCGCCTCGGCGGCGACTACGAGACGATCCGGAAGCTCAACCCGCGGATCGTCTACTGCTCGCTCTCCGGGTTCGGCCAGGGCGGCCCGTACGCGAGCTACCCTGCCCACGACCTGAACTACCTCTCGCTGGCGGGCGTCCTGGGACTCATCGGCGAGCCTGACCGGAAGCCGGCGATCCCGCTCAATATCATCGCCGATTACGGCGGGGCAAGCCTCCACGGCGCGCTCGGGATCATGCTCGCCCTCTTCGCCCGCGAGCGGACGGGCAAGGGGCAGCACGTGGACGTCTCGTATTTGGACACGACCCTCT contains:
- a CDS encoding CoA transferase produces the protein MAGILDSIKILELARVAPGELCTMMLADMGAEVLKIETPPSDGEAEPHDEKRRAAFTFVNRNKRSIALNLKAPDGQAIFRKLAASADVIVEGFRPGVMKRLGGDYETIRKLNPRIVYCSLSGFGQGGPYASYPAHDLNYLSLAGVLGLIGEPDRKPAIPLNIIADYGGASLHGALGIMLALFARERTGKGQHVDVSYLDTTLSLLAATPNLRFLFSDGLAPRRGGGFLGGSYPYYAVYETKDGKLLTIGCTEPWLWENFCKAIDRPEFARYARKPDQFVRAANAEEVRAREEIAAIIRTRTRDEWFEFLVKHDVCVGKVYDVEEMVEDPQLRHRQMVVETEHPEVGKVKEFGIAIKLSETPGSVRRAAPYRGEHTDEVLQGLGMTPQEIKALREKKVVS
- a CDS encoding prohibitin family protein; protein product: MEKLIFAAIVLLAGLAVHAALRRRVDLFPAPLGAMVRRTILVFAVGIPAVILAFSILRIIPAGHVGVKVLFGQVDPVPLREGLNLLLNPLYDVEIMDARVHKHTAKYDAASKDLQAVHVDMVLNYRLISDRAPEVFRTIGRGYSSVIIDPAAQEVLKAEAATHNAAEILFKRPAIKADVQQGLTTWLVKYGIELKEAALANIRFDPAYEKAIEAKQIEEQKAEQKRYELIQAQRQAEIVAAQAKGKGDAAREEAKGVADALRLKGEAEATYNARVSASLTPVLIQQQYLARWDGRLPQYSLGGNVVPFLQIPGAPGEVGRR
- a CDS encoding N-acyl homoserine lactonase family protein, which translates into the protein MAVQGLYALQNGFIGFERSGLFYGERSAEQVQIPVACYLVKTSDATVLFDTGFSPRAVPGLIRTDPLARFTEADLLVHRLDSIGLEPDALDLVVLSHLHFDHAGGASLFPKSELVVQQDEYAYGHYPASFYAYLYYRKNFDLPGYRWRLIEGDLELVPGVTVLRSDGHTPGHQSLLVELEESGPVILAGDCCYWQEHIDQERVPGVVWNPTQALHSIKRLKTIARLVKGQIFPSHDPVFWSTVKQPPDCYR